From a single Streptomyces sp. NBC_00377 genomic region:
- a CDS encoding amidohydrolase family protein: MDDHRVTPGEPREATSEGLSADEEAGEIRRFWQGLGLPGLVDVHTHFMPERVLRKVWEYFDALGPLTGGLSWPITYRQQEAERTTVLREFGVRAFTAMLYPHKPGMARWLNDWAADFAGRTPDCLHTATLFPEPGVDTCVREAVEAGARVFKAHVQVGAYDPADELLDSAWGLLAEARIPVVIHCGSGPAPGKHTGPDPIARVLARHPRLRLIVAHLGMPEYEEFLGLAERYGEVRLDTTMAFTDFAEQLSPFPGRALPRLAGLGDRVLLGSDFPNIPYPYMHQLRALERLDLGDEWLRAVCHDNAAELFGL; this comes from the coding sequence ATGGACGATCACCGTGTGACACCCGGCGAACCCCGGGAAGCGACGAGCGAGGGGCTGTCGGCGGATGAGGAGGCCGGTGAGATCCGGCGCTTCTGGCAGGGACTGGGTCTGCCGGGCCTGGTCGACGTCCACACGCACTTCATGCCCGAGCGCGTCCTGCGCAAGGTCTGGGAGTACTTCGACGCGCTCGGACCGCTGACCGGTGGGCTCTCCTGGCCGATCACCTACCGGCAGCAGGAGGCGGAACGGACGACCGTGCTGCGGGAGTTCGGCGTACGGGCCTTCACCGCGATGCTCTACCCGCACAAGCCGGGCATGGCCCGGTGGCTGAACGACTGGGCGGCCGACTTCGCCGGCCGCACTCCCGACTGTCTGCACACCGCCACCCTCTTCCCCGAGCCGGGCGTCGACACCTGTGTCCGGGAGGCGGTCGAGGCGGGCGCACGTGTCTTCAAGGCACATGTGCAGGTCGGGGCCTACGACCCGGCGGACGAACTCCTCGACAGCGCCTGGGGTTTGCTGGCCGAGGCACGCATCCCCGTGGTCATCCACTGCGGCTCAGGGCCCGCACCCGGCAAGCACACCGGCCCCGACCCGATCGCGCGGGTACTGGCGCGCCACCCCCGGCTGCGGCTGATCGTCGCGCATCTGGGGATGCCCGAGTACGAGGAGTTCCTGGGCCTCGCCGAGCGGTACGGGGAGGTGCGTCTCGACACCACCATGGCGTTCACCGACTTCGCCGAACAGCTCAGCCCGTTCCCCGGCCGGGCCCTGCCCCGGCTGGCCGGTCTCGGCGACCGCGTCCTGCTCGGTTCCGACTTCCCCAACATCCCCTACCCGTACATGCATCAACTCCGCGCCCTGGAACGGCTGGACCTCGGGGACGAGTGGCTGCGGGCGGTGTGTCACGACAACGCGGCGGAGCTGTTCGGGCTGTGA
- a CDS encoding cold-shock protein has protein sequence MASGTVKWFNAEKGFGFIAQDGGGPDVFAHYSNINATGFRELQEGQAVTFEITQGQKGPQAENITPA, from the coding sequence ATGGCCAGCGGAACCGTCAAGTGGTTCAACGCCGAAAAGGGCTTCGGCTTCATCGCCCAGGACGGCGGCGGACCGGACGTCTTCGCGCACTACTCCAACATCAACGCGACCGGGTTCCGTGAGCTCCAGGAGGGCCAGGCGGTCACCTTCGAGATCACGCAGGGCCAGAAGGGCCCCCAGGCGGAGAACATCACGCCCGCCTGA
- a CDS encoding SpoIIE family protein phosphatase, protein MTAVGYAGVLRELLPIALWREDADGRVVEWSLAAQDLLGHRPQDVLDRPASALLVPEGNRELADQLTRRVQGGETVVGTLSVRHRDGHQVTMEMWIVPAADARGRPGALLIAVETSQVLRMRDSLAALESLFSQSPIGLATLGVDLRFLRVNDALARMNGVSAAEHLGRRLTEVVPGVNALALESTMREVLDGGKAVVDVRRSGRTPADPEHERTWSCSYAPLVDGAGRTLGLIASLIDITESQQAERDAQRARRRFALLAEAGTRIGTTLDLRQTSEEIVRMLVPQLADSADVQLLEEVIAPDESTAATRGVVRRMAAHFPDPSAPTARLLPGMTSRLARGSLYERVIADGRPTDLFRADVPALVTDPRADELRSYLMGLGAARLVPLVARGKVLGAVVVTRLRSREPFDEQDSVLIDELAARAALNIDNALMYTRQRTAALTLQRSLTNSALPAVPGLELTGRYLPASEHDVGGDWFDVITLPHRRTGLVIGDVMGHGVHSAALMGQLRTAVRALARHDIDPARMLRSLDAVVADMGEDQMATCVYAVHDPASGGCLVARAGHPPPAVVTPGGSLAFLDGSPGTPLGTGGQQFRTEEVPLPPGSLLVLYTDGLIEARDADLDHGLGRLADALRSPGQPLAALCDIVLEQMLPQPAQDDVAVLMARPQ, encoded by the coding sequence GTGACAGCCGTCGGGTACGCGGGTGTGCTGCGGGAGCTGCTGCCGATCGCCCTGTGGCGGGAGGACGCGGACGGCCGCGTCGTGGAGTGGTCGCTGGCCGCCCAGGATCTGCTCGGTCACCGGCCGCAGGACGTGCTCGACCGGCCCGCGTCCGCCCTGCTGGTTCCCGAGGGCAACCGTGAGCTCGCGGACCAGCTCACCCGCCGCGTCCAGGGCGGGGAGACCGTCGTCGGCACGCTGTCGGTGCGCCACCGCGACGGCCATCAGGTCACGATGGAGATGTGGATCGTCCCGGCCGCCGACGCACGGGGGCGGCCCGGGGCTCTGCTGATCGCCGTGGAGACCTCACAGGTCCTGCGCATGCGCGACTCCCTGGCGGCGCTGGAGAGTCTCTTCAGTCAGTCACCCATCGGCCTGGCGACCCTGGGTGTCGACCTGCGCTTCCTGCGGGTCAACGACGCGCTCGCCCGGATGAACGGCGTCTCGGCCGCCGAACACCTGGGCAGACGGTTGACGGAGGTCGTACCGGGCGTCAACGCCTTGGCGCTGGAGTCGACGATGCGGGAGGTGCTCGACGGGGGAAAGGCCGTCGTGGACGTCCGACGCAGCGGGCGGACCCCGGCGGACCCCGAGCACGAACGGACGTGGTCGTGCTCCTACGCCCCGCTGGTGGACGGCGCAGGCCGGACGCTGGGCCTGATCGCCTCCCTCATCGACATCACGGAGAGCCAGCAGGCGGAGCGTGACGCCCAGCGCGCGCGGCGCCGCTTCGCCCTGCTCGCGGAGGCGGGGACCCGTATCGGCACCACCCTGGACCTGCGGCAGACCTCGGAGGAGATCGTGCGGATGCTGGTGCCCCAGCTCGCCGACTCCGCCGACGTGCAGCTCCTGGAAGAAGTCATCGCCCCCGACGAGTCCACCGCGGCCACCCGCGGCGTGGTACGGCGCATGGCCGCCCACTTCCCCGACCCGTCCGCCCCGACGGCCAGGCTGCTGCCGGGCATGACGTCCCGGCTCGCGCGCGGCTCCCTCTACGAACGGGTCATCGCCGACGGCCGTCCCACCGACCTCTTCCGGGCGGACGTCCCCGCGCTGGTCACCGACCCCCGGGCCGACGAGTTGCGCTCCTACCTGATGGGCCTGGGTGCCGCGAGGCTGGTCCCGCTGGTGGCCCGCGGCAAGGTGCTCGGCGCGGTCGTGGTGACGCGGCTGCGCAGCCGTGAGCCCTTCGACGAGCAGGACAGTGTGCTCATCGACGAGCTGGCGGCGCGCGCGGCCCTGAACATCGACAACGCGCTCATGTACACGCGGCAGCGTACGGCGGCCCTGACCCTGCAACGCAGCCTGACCAACAGCGCCCTGCCCGCCGTCCCCGGCCTCGAACTCACGGGACGCTATCTCCCGGCCAGTGAGCACGACGTCGGCGGCGACTGGTTCGACGTCATCACGTTGCCCCACCGCCGCACCGGGCTCGTCATCGGGGACGTGATGGGCCACGGCGTGCACTCCGCGGCGCTCATGGGCCAGCTCCGTACGGCGGTGCGTGCGCTCGCCCGGCACGACATCGACCCGGCCCGCATGCTGCGCTCACTGGACGCCGTCGTGGCCGACATGGGCGAGGACCAGATGGCGACCTGTGTCTACGCCGTCCACGATCCCGCCTCCGGCGGATGCCTGGTGGCCAGGGCGGGTCACCCGCCGCCGGCCGTGGTGACGCCCGGCGGTTCGCTCGCGTTTCTCGACGGCTCGCCCGGCACTCCCCTGGGGACGGGCGGCCAGCAGTTCCGGACCGAGGAGGTCCCGCTGCCGCCGGGCAGTCTGCTCGTTCTGTACACCGACGGGCTCATCGAAGCCCGGGACGCGGACCTCGACCACGGCCTCGGCCGGCTCGCGGACGCCCTGCGCTCCCCCGGACAGCCGCTCGCAGCGCTCTGTGACATCGTCCTGGAGCAGATGCTGCCGCAGCCCGCCCAGGACGATGTCGCGGTACTTATGGCCCGACCGCAGTGA
- a CDS encoding PRC-barrel domain-containing protein yields MIEASDIREWRGHDVVDPQGHRIGVLESVYVDTGTDLPSFATVTVGLPTRRRLVFVPLGGATVGPGYLKVAHDKNAVKKAPSIDVDGELLAPDEPEVFAHYELDYAPGVGGERRLARR; encoded by the coding sequence ATGATCGAGGCAAGCGATATCCGTGAATGGCGTGGCCACGACGTGGTCGACCCGCAGGGGCATCGGATCGGTGTCCTGGAGTCGGTCTACGTGGACACCGGGACCGACCTGCCCTCCTTCGCCACGGTGACCGTGGGTCTGCCCACCCGGCGCCGTCTGGTGTTCGTGCCGCTCGGCGGGGCGACGGTCGGCCCGGGCTATCTGAAGGTCGCCCACGACAAGAACGCGGTGAAGAAGGCTCCGTCGATCGATGTCGACGGCGAACTGCTCGCCCCGGACGAACCCGAGGTCTTCGCACACTACGAACTGGACTATGCGCCGGGCGTCGGCGGCGAGCGACGCCTCGCCCGTCGCTGA
- a CDS encoding SRPBCC family protein has translation MSGQFEATVEVDRAVEEVFAYLADGRNDPQFSPRVLRIDRIPGTPTEVGTVFRSTVKDAGMKTAREFRITALEAPAKIRWTEASKNSVTVREGGYDLERLSDGRTRVRIFNVLEGHGLGKLLVGLALGAARKDAGAFGARIKAAAEAAIAAR, from the coding sequence ATGTCAGGACAGTTCGAAGCGACGGTGGAGGTCGATCGGGCTGTCGAGGAGGTGTTCGCCTACCTCGCCGACGGACGCAACGATCCGCAGTTCAGTCCCCGGGTGCTCAGGATCGACCGGATCCCCGGGACGCCGACCGAGGTGGGAACCGTCTTCCGGAGCACGGTCAAGGACGCCGGGATGAAGACGGCCAGGGAGTTCCGCATCACCGCTCTCGAAGCCCCGGCGAAGATCCGGTGGACCGAGGCGTCGAAGAACTCCGTGACGGTCCGTGAAGGCGGGTACGACCTGGAGCGGCTGTCCGACGGCAGGACCAGGGTCCGCATCTTCAACGTCCTGGAAGGCCATGGGCTGGGCAAGCTGCTCGTCGGCCTGGCGCTCGGCGCCGCCCGCAAGGACGCCGGCGCTTTCGGCGCCCGTATCAAGGCGGCGGCCGAGGCGGCGATCGCCGCGCGTTGA
- a CDS encoding long-chain-fatty-acid--CoA ligase codes for MANLAQFLVETAQRRPGSPALRLGEQVISYAELDDRSARAAALLRAEGVRPGDRVALMLPNVPEFVVLYYGILRAGGIVVPMNPLLKTRESAYHLDDSGAVLLFEWHRAPGEGAQGAAAAGVRHLSVEPAAFAALLAGHRPLTEVTGSGADDVAVLLYTSGTTGRPKGATLTHAGLRHNTEVNAVHVQRITPQDVVVGCLPLFHIFGQICTMSAAVRAGASLTLIPRFEPQAVLDAVVRDRATVFEGVPTMYAALLQHPSQVDLPTLRLCISGGASLPVEVLHGFERRFGCAVLEGFGMSETSPVVTFNHPDRPRKAGSIGTPIRDVEVRLLDAKGHEVAPGEIGELVVRGPNVMKGYWNRPEETAAAVPDGWLRTGDLARQDEDGYLYIVDRKKDMIIRGGYNVYPREMEEVLHEHPAVALAAVVGVPHTRLGEEIAAAVVLRPGARATPDELREFVKSRVAAYKYPREVWLVDTLPTGPSGKILKREITAPTA; via the coding sequence ATGGCCAATCTGGCGCAGTTCCTGGTGGAGACGGCACAGCGGAGACCGGGAAGCCCTGCGCTGCGCCTGGGCGAGCAGGTCATCAGCTACGCGGAGCTGGACGACCGCAGTGCCCGCGCCGCCGCGCTGCTCAGGGCCGAGGGTGTGCGCCCCGGTGACCGCGTCGCCCTGATGCTGCCCAACGTCCCCGAGTTCGTCGTCCTGTACTACGGCATCCTGCGCGCCGGCGGGATCGTCGTACCGATGAACCCGCTGCTGAAGACGCGCGAGAGCGCGTACCACCTCGACGACTCCGGGGCCGTGCTGCTGTTCGAGTGGCACCGGGCGCCGGGCGAGGGCGCGCAGGGCGCGGCCGCCGCCGGAGTACGGCACCTGTCCGTCGAACCCGCCGCGTTCGCCGCACTGCTGGCCGGGCACCGGCCCCTGACCGAGGTGACCGGCAGCGGCGCCGACGACGTGGCCGTGCTGCTCTACACCTCCGGCACCACCGGCCGCCCCAAGGGCGCCACGCTCACCCACGCCGGGCTGCGGCACAACACCGAGGTCAACGCGGTGCACGTCCAGCGCATCACCCCGCAGGACGTGGTGGTGGGCTGTCTGCCGCTGTTCCACATCTTCGGCCAGATCTGCACCATGAGTGCGGCCGTCCGGGCGGGCGCCTCCCTCACCCTGATCCCCCGCTTCGAACCGCAGGCCGTCCTGGACGCCGTCGTCCGCGACCGTGCCACGGTCTTCGAGGGCGTTCCCACGATGTACGCGGCCCTGCTCCAGCACCCGTCGCAGGTCGACCTGCCGACGCTGCGGCTGTGCATCTCGGGCGGCGCGTCGCTGCCCGTGGAGGTGTTGCACGGCTTCGAGCGGCGCTTCGGCTGTGCGGTGCTGGAGGGCTTCGGCATGTCCGAGACCAGCCCCGTGGTCACGTTCAACCACCCCGACCGCCCGCGCAAGGCGGGGTCCATCGGCACCCCCATCCGCGATGTGGAGGTGCGGCTGCTCGACGCCAAGGGCCACGAAGTGGCTCCCGGTGAGATCGGCGAGCTGGTCGTGCGCGGTCCCAACGTGATGAAGGGCTACTGGAACCGCCCCGAGGAGACGGCGGCCGCCGTTCCGGACGGCTGGCTGCGCACCGGCGACCTCGCGCGCCAGGACGAGGACGGCTACCTCTACATCGTCGACCGCAAGAAAGACATGATCATCCGCGGTGGTTACAACGTCTACCCGCGCGAGATGGAGGAGGTCCTGCACGAGCACCCGGCCGTCGCCCTGGCCGCCGTGGTGGGCGTGCCGCACACCCGTCTGGGCGAGGAGATCGCGGCCGCCGTCGTGCTGCGCCCGGGCGCCCGGGCCACCCCCGACGAGCTGAGGGAGTTCGTGAAGAGCCGGGTGGCGGCCTACAAGTACCCGCGGGAGGTCTGGCTCGTGGACACCCTGCCGACCGGCCCCAGCGGAAAGATCCTCAAGCGGGAGATCACGGCGCCGACCGCGTGA
- a CDS encoding PucR family transcriptional regulator, whose amino-acid sequence MEISGVAAALHSRLPELGERIAQRIRSDVDAYDEESLIPFDSLRHSCTANADLVLSHLGHADAPDPSPARETGRVRAEQGVPLADTLHAYRVGFELLWTEILVESRTHPEVSDDQLVSQSAEIWALFGLYAEAVATAYRETSTRLTSQRLARRSALVEALFTGVIADRTTLWEAARELGLPEHGPYAVAAAAAGTPGQEPPTGVEAALHQAQLPSAWRLLSDHQIGLIALPTPGAESTCLRVLRRTQARVGVSPCFHSLRETPQALRFARLALAGLRGTGSGVARFDDNPLAMVVAAAPAEAAHLVDVVLRPVVGLPVVERARLLETLEHWFDAAGSATDAARRLFVHPNTVRYRLRRIEELTGRSLSDPRAVADIGAALLAVRNHGVGPGEPPPAPAD is encoded by the coding sequence ATGGAGATCTCGGGCGTGGCCGCGGCGTTGCACTCCAGGCTGCCGGAACTGGGTGAGCGCATCGCGCAGCGCATCCGCTCGGACGTGGACGCCTACGACGAGGAGTCGCTCATCCCCTTCGACTCCCTGCGCCACTCGTGCACCGCCAACGCGGACCTGGTGCTGAGCCATCTGGGGCACGCCGACGCCCCGGACCCGAGCCCGGCCCGCGAGACCGGACGGGTGCGCGCCGAGCAGGGCGTGCCACTGGCGGACACCCTGCACGCGTACCGGGTCGGCTTCGAGCTCCTGTGGACGGAGATCCTGGTCGAGTCGCGTACCCATCCCGAGGTCTCCGACGACCAGCTGGTGTCCCAGTCGGCGGAGATCTGGGCGTTGTTCGGCCTGTACGCGGAGGCGGTGGCGACGGCCTACCGGGAGACCTCCACGAGGTTGACCTCTCAGCGCCTTGCCCGGCGCTCGGCACTGGTGGAGGCCCTGTTCACCGGTGTCATCGCCGACCGGACCACGCTGTGGGAGGCCGCCCGTGAGCTGGGCCTGCCCGAGCACGGCCCCTACGCGGTCGCCGCGGCCGCGGCCGGCACTCCCGGCCAGGAGCCGCCGACCGGAGTCGAAGCCGCTCTGCACCAGGCCCAGCTTCCGTCGGCCTGGCGGCTGTTGTCCGACCATCAGATCGGCCTGATCGCGCTGCCCACGCCGGGCGCGGAGAGCACCTGTCTGCGCGTCTTGCGCCGCACGCAGGCCCGTGTCGGCGTCAGCCCCTGCTTCCACTCCCTGCGGGAAACCCCCCAGGCCCTGCGTTTCGCTCGGCTGGCCCTGGCCGGACTGCGGGGGACCGGGAGCGGCGTCGCCCGATTCGACGACAACCCGCTGGCCATGGTGGTGGCCGCCGCGCCGGCCGAGGCGGCGCATCTCGTCGATGTGGTTCTGCGGCCCGTCGTCGGCCTCCCGGTCGTGGAGCGCGCCCGTCTGCTGGAGACCCTGGAACACTGGTTCGACGCGGCGGGTTCGGCCACCGACGCGGCCCGCCGCCTGTTCGTCCACCCCAACACCGTCCGTTACCGGCTGCGCCGGATCGAGGAGCTGACGGGCCGCTCCCTCTCCGATCCGCGAGCGGTGGCGGACATCGGCGCGGCGCTCCTGGCCGTCCGCAACCATGGCGTCGGCCCGGGCGAGCCACCGCCGGCCCCGGCGGACTGA
- a CDS encoding PP2C family protein-serine/threonine phosphatase has translation MRTPQIDYVAVFRALPGMVALLTPDLVYADANDDFLRLAGRTREQLLGRYIFDVFPENPNDPAAAGMRETRDSMLRVVATGERDTMALLRYDIEDAQRPGVWREHYWSPVNAPVHDPDGQVALVVHRVEEVTELIHARGGTEGGSRARVLEAELYTRARELQEINERLRQAHAHEREVALALQAAMLPAPGPTGPHATAVRYRPAIGALNVCGDWYDLVDLPGDNLAVAVGDVVGHGLAAACAMGQLRSALSAACRVADGPAQALEALGLYARFVEGAEATTVVTTFIDWDRRTISYSSAGHPPPALVHTDGTVTFLDRATDPPLAARPEHLPRPQAHTGFTKGDTLVLYTDGLIERRSEDIYAGLARLAASLTHHRHSSPEALADALLSDLLPTTGNTDDTALIVLRL, from the coding sequence ATGAGAACACCGCAGATCGACTATGTGGCGGTCTTTCGAGCCCTGCCCGGCATGGTGGCCCTGCTGACCCCCGACCTGGTCTACGCCGACGCCAACGACGACTTCCTGCGGCTGGCCGGACGGACCCGCGAGCAGCTGCTCGGCCGGTACATCTTCGACGTCTTCCCCGAGAACCCGAACGACCCGGCCGCGGCCGGCATGCGGGAGACCCGGGATTCGATGCTGCGGGTGGTGGCCACCGGCGAGCGGGACACCATGGCGCTGCTGCGCTACGACATCGAGGACGCCCAGCGGCCCGGCGTATGGCGCGAGCACTACTGGAGCCCGGTGAACGCACCCGTCCACGACCCCGACGGGCAGGTGGCGCTGGTCGTGCACCGGGTCGAGGAGGTCACCGAGCTCATCCACGCCCGCGGCGGCACCGAGGGCGGCTCCCGGGCCCGGGTGCTGGAGGCCGAGCTGTACACCCGGGCCCGCGAGTTGCAGGAGATCAACGAACGGCTGCGCCAGGCGCACGCCCACGAGCGGGAGGTCGCGCTGGCCCTCCAGGCGGCGATGCTGCCCGCCCCCGGTCCGACCGGGCCGCACGCGACGGCCGTGCGCTACCGGCCGGCGATCGGCGCGCTGAACGTGTGCGGCGACTGGTACGACCTGGTCGACCTGCCCGGCGACAACCTCGCCGTCGCCGTCGGCGACGTCGTGGGGCACGGTCTGGCGGCGGCCTGCGCCATGGGACAGCTGCGCAGCGCGCTGAGCGCCGCCTGCCGGGTGGCCGACGGCCCGGCGCAGGCGCTGGAGGCCCTCGGTCTGTACGCCCGGTTCGTCGAGGGCGCCGAGGCGACCACCGTGGTGACGACCTTCATCGACTGGGACAGGCGGACCATCAGCTACAGCTCCGCAGGCCACCCGCCGCCCGCCCTCGTGCACACCGACGGCACGGTCACCTTCCTCGACCGGGCGACCGATCCCCCGCTCGCCGCCCGCCCGGAGCACCTCCCCCGCCCCCAGGCCCACACCGGCTTCACGAAGGGCGACACCCTGGTCCTGTACACGGACGGTCTGATCGAGCGCCGCAGCGAGGACATCTACGCGGGCCTGGCCCGGCTCGCCGCTTCTCTCACCCACCACCGGCACTCGTCCCCCGAAGCCCTGGCGGACGCCCTGCTGAGCGATCTCCTGCCCACCACGGGCAACACCGACGACACGGCCCTGATCGTCCTGCGTCTGTGA
- a CDS encoding DMT family transporter, which translates to MMVLAVVFAVLGAVSNAVGTAFQRKAASTVEQGGGVRLLRALVRRPAWSVGIAGVVGAALFQALALVNGPMALVQPLFILELPFALLLAMPLMHRRLSADGWRAVGAVVAGLALMLAAAAPSGSRQQASMARWIPVLMLTLGAMTVAFLLARSASSPLFRAAALASAAAVGNALTAALLKSATGRLADAGLPAFLTAWQTYGFALTGVLALLLLENSLQAGPLVASQPALTIGDAAVSLLLGVVLFDESIRTGWWLLPEAMGVLLLLWSVLRLTRVVPHLVDVVR; encoded by the coding sequence ATGATGGTGCTCGCGGTGGTCTTCGCCGTTCTCGGCGCCGTCAGCAACGCGGTGGGCACGGCGTTCCAGCGCAAGGCCGCCTCCACGGTGGAACAGGGCGGCGGAGTACGGCTCCTGCGGGCCCTCGTGCGCCGGCCCGCGTGGTCCGTCGGTATCGCGGGCGTGGTGGGCGCCGCCCTGTTCCAGGCGCTGGCCCTCGTCAACGGCCCCATGGCGCTGGTCCAGCCCCTGTTCATCCTCGAACTCCCCTTCGCGCTGCTGCTGGCGATGCCCCTGATGCACCGCCGGCTGTCGGCCGACGGCTGGCGGGCGGTCGGCGCAGTGGTGGCCGGACTCGCCCTGATGCTGGCGGCGGCCGCCCCCTCCGGCTCCCGGCAACAGGCATCCATGGCGCGCTGGATCCCGGTCCTGATGCTCACTCTGGGAGCGATGACCGTGGCGTTCCTCCTCGCGCGCTCCGCCTCCTCGCCGTTGTTCCGTGCCGCCGCGCTGGCCTCGGCCGCGGCGGTCGGCAACGCCCTGACCGCCGCGCTGCTGAAGTCGGCCACCGGACGCCTCGCCGACGCGGGCCTGCCCGCCTTCCTCACGGCCTGGCAGACCTACGGATTCGCGCTCACCGGAGTGCTGGCACTCCTGCTGCTGGAGAACTCCCTGCAAGCCGGCCCCCTGGTCGCCTCACAGCCCGCGCTGACCATCGGTGACGCGGCCGTGAGCCTCCTGCTGGGCGTCGTCCTGTTCGACGAGAGCATCCGCACGGGCTGGTGGCTGCTCCCCGAGGCGATGGGCGTGCTCCTCCTGCTGTGGAGTGTGCTGCGCCTGACCCGCGTGGTGCCCCATCTCGTCGACGTCGTGCGCTGA
- a CDS encoding DUF3618 domain-containing protein produces the protein MTQPPQDEPTAAGPEELRRQVEQTRHELGETVEALAAKTDVKARAQEKATALKEQAGTTAAHLSEQARTKAAEAAHLLEEKVPAPVKDTAAAAAGQVRAKAEQAGQLWQEKAPQQVRDRRGALIGAATAVVLAYLLLRRGRK, from the coding sequence ATGACCCAGCCCCCCCAGGACGAGCCCACCGCCGCCGGCCCCGAGGAACTGCGCCGGCAGGTCGAGCAGACCCGTCATGAACTCGGCGAGACGGTCGAGGCGCTGGCGGCGAAGACGGACGTCAAGGCCCGTGCCCAGGAGAAGGCGACCGCGCTGAAGGAGCAGGCCGGAACCACCGCCGCCCACCTGTCAGAGCAGGCCAGGACGAAGGCGGCCGAGGCGGCCCACCTGCTGGAGGAGAAGGTCCCCGCTCCGGTCAAGGACACGGCGGCCGCGGCCGCCGGCCAGGTCAGGGCCAAGGCGGAACAGGCCGGACAGCTGTGGCAGGAAAAGGCGCCCCAGCAGGTGCGTGACCGCCGCGGCGCCCTCATCGGCGCCGCCACCGCGGTCGTCCTCGCCTACCTGCTGCTGCGCCGCGGCAGGAAGTAG
- a CDS encoding phage holin family protein: MAEAGRYGTDGERGTRTADGDEPVGRLVQRASQQLTELVRGEMQLARAEMVEKGKRYGKGGGLFGGAGLFGFLTLQALVATAIAAIAVPLPVWAAALIVTAVLAVITAVLALIGKKQVGAAAPPVPERTVDSVKADVSEIKESARR; this comes from the coding sequence ATGGCTGAAGCAGGACGGTACGGCACGGACGGCGAGCGGGGCACGCGGACCGCCGACGGCGACGAGCCCGTCGGCCGGCTCGTGCAGCGCGCTTCGCAGCAGCTGACCGAACTGGTGCGCGGCGAGATGCAACTCGCGCGGGCGGAGATGGTCGAGAAGGGCAAGCGCTACGGCAAGGGCGGTGGACTGTTCGGCGGGGCCGGACTCTTCGGTTTCCTCACCCTTCAGGCGCTGGTCGCCACCGCGATCGCGGCGATCGCGGTGCCGCTGCCGGTGTGGGCCGCCGCCCTGATCGTCACGGCCGTACTGGCGGTGATCACCGCCGTGCTGGCACTGATCGGCAAGAAGCAGGTCGGTGCGGCCGCCCCACCGGTGCCCGAGCGCACCGTCGACAGCGTGAAAGCCGATGTGTCGGAGATCAAGGAGAGTGCACGACGATGA
- a CDS encoding excalibur calcium-binding protein produces the protein MPHRAIVTGTVVTILTLAPLTGVAHAQDLDCRDFTYQEDAQAVFDQDPSDPNRLDEDRGTDDGIACEVLPHRSLPTLVPATSIPAPVPTGTAAPVSPAALPSLGVRGGLGGATTDGPSRWDIGLGVGLATAGLLAAAGCVRRRRRRV, from the coding sequence ATGCCGCACCGCGCCATCGTCACGGGCACAGTCGTGACGATCCTGACCCTCGCCCCGCTGACCGGAGTCGCCCACGCGCAGGATCTCGACTGCCGCGACTTCACCTACCAGGAGGACGCCCAGGCGGTGTTCGACCAGGACCCCAGCGACCCCAACCGGCTCGACGAGGACCGGGGAACGGACGACGGCATAGCCTGCGAGGTCCTCCCCCACCGTTCGCTGCCCACCCTCGTACCGGCCACGAGCATCCCCGCACCGGTCCCGACCGGCACCGCGGCCCCGGTCAGCCCCGCCGCGCTGCCCAGCCTCGGTGTGCGCGGCGGCCTCGGGGGCGCCACGACCGACGGACCGTCCCGCTGGGACATCGGCCTCGGCGTCGGCCTGGCCACCGCGGGTCTGCTGGCCGCGGCCGGCTGCGTGAGGCGGCGTCGGCGCCGGGTCTGA